TTCAAGGAAGATGTCTTGGGGACGGAGAGACGTCCTGAGAGGCTTTTCGGGGAGTTTAGGAGAGGGGGCGTTGATCGGCCACAGGAGCGGCGGCGGTGGCCATGAGATCGGTCAAATGCTCGCTGGCGAGTGCAACGATGGCGAGGGCAGCCTGCTGGCGGTTCCAGCCGGCGTCTTCGGCTTTTTCAATGAGCCCCCGAATGGAAGGCTCCAGCGCGAACTGGCATTCCGCCTGATAGTCCATGGTGTCGATCGACAGCGACGGGGAATTGATAGCGGCCCGCATCTTTTGGTCTCCCTGTTTTCCGGCACGCCACCAAGCGCCTTGCCATAGAAGCAAGACGCAAATCGGAACATGCACATTCAGAGCCCGGTGACATCAGGACGCCTTGAAGGGCTTCCCGCATATCACTGGCAGCGAATCCCCCAGCAGGCGGACGTTAGCGGCAAGTCTTTATTGCTGTCAACGAGCGCCCGGTGGCAATTGGGTGGCAATACTCGTTTTCAGAGCCTGCGGTTACGGAACGGCTTGCGCCGCCAGATCAGGAGCGCCATCACGTACAGCGCGAAAAGCACGAACCATGTGACGGGCAGAACCATGAAAAGCGCGGCATAACCGCAATTTCCCTCGAAGCAGGAGCCGAGAAGACCGGAATCGGCAAGGGCGGCCGATATCAGGGACGCAAATATGCCGCTTCCGACCGCGCCGAGGATGAAGAGCAAGATGTTGATGAGCAGTCTCATGACCCCGATCATAGGGATGAATGAGACAGCTTTGGGGAAGCGCGCGTCGTCGCGATCTAATTGATGAAACTTATTGCCGCTCCGACCGAGGACGGCGCTTTTTCGCAAATTGGCTGAAGCGATAGGGAAGGGGCTATCGCTTGGATCGGATCAGATAAAGCCAGGCTTTATATCATGATCTTAAATAGAGATGGAATTCTCAGGTGCAATTATGTTGCTGATGCTCGAAGAATTATTTACGATGAATAATACTTCTTAATATTGCTTATTTGTATTTTCAGGGTTTCGATTTGGATAAAATATTTTCCCCCTTCATCAGATTTTCTTGCTTTATTATGCTGCTTTTTGTCGCTGCATTGCTTGCCGGCACTCCGATGCAGGCTGTTGCGCAGTCGCGGGGCTGCAAAGACCCAACACCTGCCTCCAACATCAACGAGATGTTCGATGCGATTTTCGCCTGCTGGCAACCGCCGGAGGATGCGGAAGGGCTGGTGGTCACATTGCGGTTTATTTTGCACAGGGATGGGCAGGTGCGAAACAAGGTCGTCGTCGTTGGTGTCAGCCCGCAGGAGGACAGTCCAAGACGGAAAGCTTTCATCGACTCCGCCATCGAGGCGGTGAGACGAGCGGAGCCGGTGCCCTTTACCGAGGAGTTTGGCAGTCGCATCGCCGGCCGGCCGATTGAGCCGCGCTTTCTGGGTTCGCCCAGGCGGGCATCGACAAACAATCTTTAGCTGCCTTTGCACATCCGCTCACGCAAATGCGTGCCGTAGGCCAAACCGGAATTCACGTGCGGTGTCGAGAAGTCGCGATGAGGCGACGCCTTAACATGTCATCACAGCATCTTGATATCTAAGGAGGAAATGGTGGGTGATGTAGGGCTCGAACCTACGACCCGCTGATTAAGAGTCAGCTGCTCTACCAACTGAGCTAATCACCCGACCGGCACCGTGTGGCGGTGTGAGGGGGCGTATAAAGGGGAAGTTTGGGCTTGTCCAGCGCGTAATTGAAATTTATCCGATTTTTGTGACGAAAAAATTTCAGCCGCGCTGGAAAAGCCTGGGAATCCGGGGTTTTACGGATCTACACTTATTCAGCCGCGTCTGAAGGCCCTGCCAATGGCGATGAGGATACAGGCGCCGATGAAGCCGGCGATGAGATAACCGAGCCAGCCAATCAAAACGATTCCAAACACCGCAAGGATGGCGTTGGCGATGACGGCGCCGACGATTCCAAGAAGGATGTTCATGAAAACACCCATATTGCTTTTCATGACTTGTTCGGCGAGCCACCCCGCGACACCACCGATGATAATGGCTGCAATCCAGCCGATGCCAGCAGATTCCATGATTTCCTCCCATGTTGCTGCATATTGAAAAGTGATGATTCCCGTGGTGGAAAGCAAGGCAAACGGCGGAAAACCTCATCCGATGCGGCTGGTTTTCCGCGCTGCAGGCGCTAAATAGCCTGAAGCGGCATGGTAAGACGAAAGGCATGGATGTGCGGTTGATGTTTGGCGGATGGATGGGCGACAGGCGGGTGCTCCGCGAGCCGTCGGCACGTGGTCGGCGGGCCGGCGCTTTGGCGGCCGTTTTGGTTGCATTGTTTGCGCTGTTCAGCGCCCTCGGCGTTGCGCCTGTCTCTGCGCAGGAGGCAACGCCCGCAGCATCCGGTGCCATTCAGCCATCGACCATCGAGCAGGCAAAAACCGATCTCGAAAAATGGAAGTCGGATCTCTCCTTCATTTCGGGGCAGGTGGAGGCCGGTGGGCGCGATGATGCGCAGCTTGTCGACCTCAAGGGCCGGGCAGACGGTATTGCCACCGATGCTGCCGCCACCAACGCCAAGCTTCGCGCCCGTCTGGATCAGATCAAGACGCGGTTGGACGCGCTGGGTGCCGCCCCGGGCGAAGGACAGCCGCCGGAATCAAGCATGGTGACGGAAGAGCGCAACCGGCTGACGGCGGAGCGGGGGGAGGTGAACGCCGTGGCCGGTGAGGTTGAGGCCACCGCCAACAATGCCGCACAGATTTCCAACAATATTACCGCCGTCCGGCGGGCTCTTTTTGCCGCAACGCTTTTCAAGCGTACCGAAGTGTCCGCGCAGACGCTCGGCGATGCGTCGTCCGCCTTCCTGACGGAGCTCTCCAACCTCAACAATGCCTTCAGCAGCTGGGCGACCTATGTCTGGAATTACAAGCGGTTGCCGATGTTCGGGGCCGTCACGCTGTCGATCATGGCCGCGCTTCTGTTCCTGGTGGGCGGCTACCGCCTGTTCGGCAGCCGTATGGAGCGGCGGGCGTTCACGGGGGAGCCGTCCTATTTGAGGCGCCTGTCGGTTGCTTTCTGGTCCACCATGGTGCAGTCGCTGTCGCTGTTTCTGTTCCTCGTCACCTCCGCCTTCTTCCTTGATAATTTCAATGTGCTGCGGTCGGACATCGCGCCGATCCTGTTCGGGGCGATGGCGGTTACCGGTTTCGTCTATTTCGTCTCGCGCCTGAGCTACGCGATCTTCGCGCCGACGCAGCCGGAATGGCGATTGCTGAAGGTTTCCAACAAGGGCGCACACACGCTGTCTTCGGCGGTGCTGCTGATGGCGCTCGTCAACGGTCTCGATTATCTCTTCGGCACGATCAGCGAGACGCTTTATTCGCCGTTGATCGTCACCGTCGCCAAAAGTTTCGTTGCCTCGATCATCATCGGTCTCATCCTGCTTACCGTCTCGTTCCTGCGTCCGGTGATCGGTGAGGGGCAGGATTCAGACACCGGCCATCAGCGTCTGCCGCGCTGGCTGGTCATTCTCCTGCGTGTCGGCGGCCTTATCCTGATCGGTGCCTGCCTGACGGGTTATGTCGGCCTTGCGCGCTTCCTTGCCACGCAGATCGTCGCGACGGGTGCCGTGCTGGCGACGATGTATATCGGCATTCTATCCGGCAAGGCGATTTCACGGCAGGGCGCGTTTGCGGAGTCGCTCGCTGGCCGCTATCTCGCCCGGCGTTATGGGCTGGGTGTCGTTCCGCTGGATCAGGCGGGCCTTGTTGCCGGTCTCGGCATCTATGTCGTCGCTCTCGCCTTCGGCGTACCGCTGATCCTGTTTTCCTGGGGTTTCCAACCCGGCGATATCGAAAGCTGGGCCTACCGCCTGTTGACCGGTATTACCGTCGGCAATGCATCGATCTCGCTCATCGGCATTTTCGGCGGCATTCTGGTGTTTGCCATTGGTTACATCATCACCCGCTGGTTCCAGAAGTGGCTGGACAGCAACGTCATGGCGCGCGGGCAGGTGGATGCCGGGGTGCGCAACTCGGTCAAAACAGGCATTGGTTATCTCGGCATCGCTGTTGCGGCCATCTTCGGCGTGTCTTCGGCCGGCCTCAACCTCTCAAGCCTTGCGCTCGTCGCGTCCGCTCTTTCGGTCGGTATCGGTTTTGGCCTGCAGAACATCGTGTCGAACTTCGTGTCGGGCCTTATCCTGCTCGTCGAGCGCCCCTTCAAGGTGGGGGACTGGGTGGTCACCGGCACGACGGAGGGCACTGTCAAACGCCTTTCGGTGCGCGCCACCGAAATCGAAACCTTCCGTGGGCAATCGATCATCGTGCCGAACTCCGAGTTCATCAATTCCTCCGTCGGCAACTGGACACACCGCAACCGCATCATGCGTGCGGAAATACCGGTTTCCGTCGCTTACGATTCCGATCCGCAGAAGGTGATGGATATTCTGCTGGAACTGGTGCGGGCGCAGCCGCCAGTGCTGCGCAATCCCGAGCCGCATGTGGAATTCCTGCGCTTTGGCGATTTCTCCCTCGATTTCGAACTGCGCTTCCATCTGGCCGACCTTTCGAACGGGCTGGCCGTGAAAAACGCCTTGCGCATCGCCATCCTCCAACGCTTTCGCGACGAAGGCATCGCCATTCCTTTCCCGCAGCGCAACCTCAATATCCACGTGGAGGGCGACGCTAATCCACAGATGCTGGCTGCGCTGCTTTCGGAGGAGGGTGACAAGGCGGTGGTTGCTCATACGGGGGCGGCGTCCTCACCTGTCGCGGATGCGACGGATACCAAGGATAAAGCCAAGAGGGAAGATGAGGTCGCTCCTGAAAAAGCAACAGCCGACAAGGTGTCCCGCCGCGGTCCATGATCGCGGCGGCGCGCGCCGTCTGTGGTCGCAATTTCTTCCCTGTCGCAGCACCCTATGGCCATGTCGCAATCAGGCGGCTGAACAACCCGCAAGCGCTTCATATTCCTCCCATCCAAAGCTGGCGGAATAAGGCAAGGCCAGCGCTTTTCAGGGGTTCTGTAAATGAAGACACATGCACGGGCGGTGGTGATCGGTGGCGGCGTTGTCGGCGTCTCGACGCTATATCATCTTGCCAAGAAGGGCTGGAGCGACAGCGTGCTCATCGAGCGCAAGGAGCTTACCTCCGGTTCCACCTGGCACGCGGCCGGGCTTCTGCCGCTGTTCAACATGAGCTACTCGGTTGGCCAGATCCACAAATATTCCGTGAAGTTCTATGAGGAACTGCAGGAAGAGACCGGCATGAATGTCGGCTTCTCCAAGGTCTCCAACATTCGTCTCGCCCGCACCAAGGATCGCTGGGACGAATATATGTATTATGCCGGCATTGCCGAGACCATCGGCGTGCGCGTCAACATGCTGACGCCGGAGCAGGTGAAGGAAATCTGGCCGCTCTGCGAAACGGACGGCCTGCTTGGCGCCATCCAGCATCCGGACGATGGTTACATCCAGCCCGCCGATCTGACGCAGGCGCTTGCCAAGGGCGCGCGCGATCGCGGCGCCACCATCTATCGCAACACGACAGTCACCGCCATCGAGCAGCTTGAAGACGGTCACTGGAAGGTGACGACGGACAAGGGCGAGATCATCGCCGAACACATCATCTCCTGCACCGGCTCGTTCGCGCGCAAGACCGGCGAGATGGTCGGCATCAATATTCCGGTCATCCCGGTCGAGCACCAGTATATCGTCACGGAACCGCATCCGGCCATTCAGGAACGCCGCCGCCAGGGCCTGCCGGAAATGGGCGTTCTGCGCGAATCCGACTCGGCCTGGTACATGCGCGAAGAGGCAGGCGGCCTGATCCTCGGTCCTTACGAAGTCGGCGCGCCGGTCTGTTATGTCGACGGTCCTTCCGACGACAGTGAGTATGAACTGTTCCAGGAAGAACTGGACCGCCTGATGCCGCATATCGAAACCGCCATGGTGCGTGTTCCGGCCTTCGGCGAAGTCGGCATCAAGAAGGTCTATAATGGCGCGATCGCCTATACGCCTGATGGCAACCCGATCGTCGGTCCTGCGCCGGGCCTGAAGAATTTCTGGCTGAACGAAGGCCATTCCTTCGGCATCACCGCTGCCGGTGGCGCCGGCTGGCAGCTGGCGGAATGGATTGTCGATGGCGAGCCGACGCTCGACCTCATGGGTGTCGATCCGCGCCGCTTCGGCCCTTACGCAACGGAAGGTTACCTCATCGCCAAGAACGAGGAAGCCTATGCCAACGTCTTCACCATGCATTACCCGGATGAAGAACGCTCCGCCGCCCGTCCGCTGAAGACGACGCCGGTTTACGACCGCCTGAAGAAACTCGGGGGCGTGTTCGGCTCCGTCTACGGCTGGGAGCGCGCCAACTGGTATGCGCCGGAAGGCTACGCGCTGCGTGAGGAAGATCTCGGCGTCGGCGCCGATGTCATCACCAGTCACAACCATGCGCCGGCTCTGGATGATGGCCGCATTGTTGAAAAGTGGTCGTTCCGCCGCTCGAACTATTTCGAACATGTCGGCAACGAGGTGAAGAACGTTCATCAGAATGTCGGCGTGCTCGATATGTCCGCCTTCGCCAAGATGGAGGTCTCGGGCCCCGGTGCGCGGGCATGGCTCGACAGCATTCTCGCCAATGCCATTCCGAAGAAGCGTGGCCGCATCGCGCTCACCCATCTGCTGACGCCAACCGGCGGCGTGAAGGCGGAATTCACCGTTTACGAGTGGGCGCCTGGCCGTTTCTACATGGTTTCGGCCGGTGGTCTGGAAGCGCATGACCATGACGTGCTGTTCCGCCTGGCACCGACCGATGGCTCGGTCGTGCTGCAGCCGATCACGCAGAAATATGGCGTGCTGGTTCTGGCCGGTCCGAAGTCGCGCGACCTGTTGAAGAAGCTGACGCGCACCAGCCTTGAGAACAAGGACTTCCCCTGGCTTACCGGCAAGCAGATTTCCGTCGGCGTGGCGACGGCGCACGCGCTGCGTGTCAACTTCGTCGGCGAACTCGGCTGGGAGCTGCACCACCCGATCGAGATGCAGAACTACATCTTCGACCGGTTGATGGAAGCCGGTGCGGAATTCGGGATCAAGCCCTTCGGTATCCGCGCCATGGTCTCCATGTCGCTCGAAAAATCCTACCGCAACATGGGACGCGAGCTGTCGGTGGAGTACAACGCCTATGAATCCGGCCTCGATCGCTTTGTTCGCCCGGAAAAATCCTTCATCGGCCGCGATGCGCTGGTGGCTTACAAGGAAGGCGGCGCGAAGTGGGTCTTCTCGACGCTGACCGTATCCGGCAACACGGATGTGGATGCACGCGGTTCGGAAGCAATCTTCGACGAAAACGGCACGCTGGCCGGGCGCGCCACCAGCGGTGGCTTCGGCTGGCGTCTCGGCAAGTCCATCGCGCTCGCCATGCTCAAGCCGGAATACGCTGCTGTCGGCACAAAGCTGAAGATCCGCATTCTCGGGACGTCCTACGATGCGGAAGTGGTGGAAGAGAGCCCCTTCGATACGGACAATGCGCTGCTGCGCGCTTGATTAAATGTCTCTTCCCGAAAATGAAATACGGCCCCTTGCGGGCCGTATTTCCGTTTAGGTAAGCATGTGCTCAACTGGTGCTTTAGGGAAACCGCTATTAATCATTCCGAAAAATGAGCCTGCTATGTTCCACTGGCATTTCGATGGGGGTCGGGACAGAATGAATTTCCTGGGCATAACGGGCATGCAATATTCGGGCGTGCCTTTCACCAATAGCCGGATTTTGCTGGCGGAAGACAGCAATGTGTTCACGCAGATGGTCAGCAGGCGGCTGAACGAGATGCTCGGCGTATCCGTGGAGCTATGTCGCTCTTTCGAAGAGTTGCAGGCCTGTTACGAACATTCGTCCGAGCCGGTGACGCTTGCCATTTCCAACATCAACCTGCCCGGAGCTGAAAAGGGTGAGGCGCTGGAATATCTGATCGACCTTTCGATCCCGACCATTGTCTTCACAAGCACATTCCATGAGGCGACCCGCGAAACGCTGATCGCCAAGGATGTGGTGGATTACATCCTGAAGGACAATGTTTTCGCCGTCGACATGCTGACGGAATCCGTCTGTCGCTTCCTCACCAACCACCGCCATCACGTGTTGATTGTCGATGACAGTCCAACCGCGCGGGCGCTGCTTTCAAGCCGTCTGAAACGGTATAATTTTCGCGTCAGCCTTGCCGACAGCGGCGCGAAGGCGCTCGATATCCTCAAGGCCAATCCCGATATCGGCCTTGTCGTGACCGACTACAACATGCCCGATATTGACGGCTTCGAGCTGACGAGGCGCATCCGCACCTTCCGTGGGTCGCACGAGCTGCGCATCATTGGCGTGTCCTCCTCTACCAACCGGCTGCTTTCAGCACGCTTCCTCAAGGCGGGCGGCAATGATTTCATGCTGCGGCCATTCATCGACGAAGAGTTCTATTGCCGCGTCAACCAGAACCTGGATACGCTGGTGCAGATACAGCTGGCAAAGGCAGGGGTGCGGCCGGCGGCGTGAGCCGGACGCTCGTCTTCAAAGCTGGGATTCCAGCGGCAGGAAGCGCATGATGCCGGCGACGATCCGCCGGCTGATGGCGGCATCGGGTTCGCGACGGAGTGTCCTTGATTGCCCCTGTTCTTCGGTGACCCAGACGATGTGTTTGCCCTTGTCGATTTCGAGTTCAAAACTCATCGTGCGGCGGATTTCATCGGCGAAAATCTCGTCCATGCAGGCAACGAGGGCGGGGGAGTTGAACACCACGCCCATTTCCGTATTGAGCGAGGCAGAGCGCGGATCGAAATTGAGCGAACCGATATAACCGGTCTCTCCATCCCGCGTGAAGGCCTTGGTATGCAGGCTCGCCTGGCCCGAGCCGCGCAGGGTGAAGTTTGATTGATCCGCTTGCGCACGCAATTCGTGCAGCCGCACCCCGGCGGTGAGAAGCGGTTTGCGGTAACGGGCGTAACCGGCATGCACGGCGGCCACATCTGTCGCTGCCAGCGAATTGGTCAGGATGGCGACCGACACGCCGCTTTCGGCGAGGCCCGAAAATATCCCCACACCCTGTTTGCCGGGAATGAAATAGGGGGAGGTGATGTGAAGGCTGTCGCTCGCGGCCTGCATCAGCGGCAGCAGGCTCTCCATGAGAAAGTTGTGACCTTTGCGGCGTTTTCCCGCCGCCTTCTCCGGCGGATCGGCCAGCACATCTGCCGCCTCGACCCAGTGCAGGCGATCTGACATCAGGAAATGATCGCGGCCATGTTGGCTTTCGACGCGCTCGAGATAGGGTTTTGCTGGCTCGCTCTTTGGCAGGGCGTCCAGCTCACGCCGCAACTTGGCTAGTTTGTTAGGCCTGCGTGCGAGCAGCGACCGGACCGGAACGGCAACGGCGCTGTTCCAGTAATCGTCGAAGATTTCGGTGGCATCGGCAACAATGTCGCCGAAACCGAGAATGTCGAAATCGTGGAAATTCGCCCGCTCGGCGGCATCGAAATAGGCGTCGCCAATGTTACGGCCGCCAACGATGACTGCGCGCCCGTCGGCAATCCATGCCTTGTTGTGCATCCGCCTGTTGACGCTGCGGAAACGCAGAACCAGCTCGACCCCGCGATAGAGAATGTTCTCCCGCGCCCTTGTCGGGTTGAACAGGCGAAGTTCGATGTTGGGGTGGCTGTCGATGGCGTGGAAGATGCGATCCGACATGGAGACGCCGAGATCATCGAGCAATAGCCGCACCCGCACCCCGCGATCGGCGGCGGCAATCACCTCCCGCATCATCAGCCGTCCGGTAAGATCGGCATTCCACATGTAATACATGAGATCGAGGCTGCGCCCCGCGGCCCGCGCCGAGGCCACGCGCACCGCAAAGGCATCGAGATTGGAATGCAGGAGGCAGAGCGCGTTCTTTTCGTTCCAGCCATTCTTGATCGATTGCCAGTGCCGGTCCAGCGCCGTTTCCTCCTCCGCCACGGGCAGGGCGGTAGAGGGGCGTTTCGGAATGGCCTTCTCCCGCTGTTTGCCGATGACGACAAACAGGCTGGGCCCGATGAGCACGAGAAGAATGATGATGAAGACCGTAAATGCAGTCACTTGTTTTGATCGCTCCCGGCCCGAAGAGTATCAGGCGCAGTGAAAACGCGCGAGGGGGGAAAGCGTTCACGGTGGCCGTGCCTTGGTACGCTATTCGGATTTCCTGTTGATAGTCGCACCCACAGGCAGCACCTCCAGACTGCGGCGGGCAAGTTGGGCGAGCACCTCTTCGAAGCCATAACGGGAGGTCCAGCCGAGCGATTTTCTGGCCTGCAGAGGCGAATAGATGCGGTCGATGGTTGCAGGCAGCGCCCATCCCCTTTGTGCAAAAGCGTCGGCGAGGGCAGGCATCCGCTGCCGCAGGATCGAGGCTGCGTCGCGTGCGAGGTCGTTGCAATCGCAAGCGGCAAACGGCGTTGCCCCCGATATGATATAGCGCTGGAAATCGTCGCCCGCATTGGTGAGTGCCAATAGATGGGCGTCGGCCACATCGCGGATATCGACGCCGCGATGCAGCCTGTAAGCCGCCATCACATCGGCAGGCTCCGGGATGCTTCTTGACATGCGCAGAACGCGTACGGCGAGATGCGGACCAGCGATTTCCTCCAGCGCCTGCTCGGCTTCGAGCTTGGTGCGGTGGTAAATGCTCTTTGGCCGGGGTGGTGTGTCTTCGTTTATGAAGGTGCAGGTTTCGGCGGAAACGGCGTCGCCATAGAGCGCGGTGGTGCTGGTAAAGACCAACCGTTGTACGCCTGCTTCCACCGCCGCTGCCGCCAGCATGCGGGTGCCTTCGACATTGATGCGCCGGAACTCCGCGTCGGGGACGATGCCAACATGCGGCGCGTGGAGCGCCGCCGCATGGATCACCGCATCCGCCCGCGCCATAGCCGAACGCAACAATCCCATGTCGGCGAAATCGCCGACGAAGTGAGTGGTGGAAAAGGGCGAGCGGTCGATACCGATCACCTCATGCGTGCCGGCAAGAGCGCTGAAGATCGCGCGGCCGACCCGGCCTGAACTGCCCGTCAACACGATCCGCACGATGACGCCTCCCCATCACCTCTGACGACAGCGCCGGGCGCTGCCTTTTACAGTTCTTTCTGGATCAGATATCCAGATTATCAGCAAAGGCCGCCCGTTCCTGAATGAAACGGAAGCGGGCGTCGGCCTTTGTGCCCATGAGGTTATCGACAGCTTCGCGGGTGCCTTCGAAGTCCACGTCATCGATCTCGACGCGCAGAAGGGTGCGCTTTTCTGGATCCATGGTCGTTTCTTTCAGCTGGGCCGCCATCATTTCGCCGAGGCCTTTGAAGCGGCCGACTTCGACCTTTTTGCCCTTGAAGACGGTTTCCATCAGCTCGGCGCGGTGCGCGTCATCGCGGGCATAGACGCTCTTGGCGCCCTGGCGGATGACGTAGAGTGGTGGCACTGCCAGATAGAGGTGGTTGCCGCGAATGAGTTCCGGCATTTCCTGATAGAAGAAGGTGATGAGCAGCGAGGCGATATGGGCGCCGTCGACGTCGGCATCGGTCATGATGATGATACGCTCGTACCGCAGGTCCTCTTCGCGGTACTTGGTGCGGGTGCCGCAGCCGAGCGCCTGGATGAGATCGGCGATCTGCTGGTTGGCGGAGAGTTTTTCGCGGCTGGCGCTGCCGACGTTCAGGATTTTGCCGCGCAGCGGCAGGATGGCCTGATTGGCGCGGTTGCGCGCCTGCTTGGCCGAGCCGCCAGCCGAGTCACCCTCGACGATGAAGAGTTCGGCCCCTTCGGCCGTGTTCTGGGAGCAATCCGCGAGTTTGCCCGGCAAGCGCAGCTTCCGCACGGCGGTCTTGCGGTTGACTTCCTTTTCCTTGCGGCGGCGCATGCGCTCTTCCGAGCGCTCGATGACCCAGTCGAGCAGCTTTGCCGCCTCGGCCGGATTGCCGGTAAGGTAATGGTCAAATGGGTCGCGCAGGGCGTTTTCGACGATGCGCTGGGCCTCGACGGTGGCGAGCTTGTCCTTGGTCTGGCCGACAAATTCCGGCTCGCGGATGAAGACGGAGAGCATGCCGGCCGCCGAAATCATCACGTCGTCGGTGGTGATGTCCTTGGCGCGCTTGTTCTGCGTCAGGTCGGCATAGTTCTTCAGGCCCTTGGTGAGCGCGATGCGCAGGCCGGCTTCATGCGTGCCGCCTTCGGGCGTTGGGATGGTGTTGCAATAGGAGTGGATCTGCGTGTCGCCGCCATACCAGGTGACTGCCCATTCCAACGCGCCGTGACCGCCGGTCTTTTCGGTTCGCCCGGAGAAAATCTCGCGGGTGACGGTGAATTCCTTGCCGAGCGTGGCTGCGAGGTAATCCTTGAGGCCGCCGGGGAAGTGGAACACGGCCTTTTCCGGTATTTCGCCACCGGCGGGTACAAGACCGGGATCGCAGCTCCAGCGGATTTCAACGCCGCCGAAGAGGTAAGCCTTGGAGCGAGCCATGCGGAAAATGCGGGCCGCCTCGAATTTTGCGTGATCACCGAAGATCTGTGGATCGGGATGGAAACGCACACGGGTGCCGCGGCGGTTATGCACATCTCCCAGCTCTTCCAGCGGGCCGATCGGCAGGCCGCGCGAAAAGCGCTGGCGGTAAAGCTTGCGGTTCCGCGCCACTTCAACTTCGAGCAGGTCGGACAGCGCATTGACCACGGAGACGCCGACGCCGTGCAGGCCGCCAGAGGTCTCGTAAGCCTTGCCGTCGAATTTGCCGCCAGCATGCAGCTTGGTCATGATGACTTCGAGCGTGGACTTGCCGGGGACCTGCGGGTGGTTCTCCACCGGGATGCCACGGCCGTTATCCGTTACCGTCAGGAAACCTTCGACATCGAGATGGACCTCGATGAAATTGGCGTGACCGGCAACGGCCTCGTCCATGGAGTTGTCGATGACTTCGGCAAAGAGATGATGCAGCGCCTTTTCGTCCGTACCGCCAATATACATGCCGGGGCGCATGCGCACCGGCTCGAGGCCTTCGAGGACGCGAATGGAAGA
This genomic interval from Agrobacterium tumefaciens contains the following:
- a CDS encoding energy transducer TonB, with translation MYFQGFDLDKIFSPFIRFSCFIMLLFVAALLAGTPMQAVAQSRGCKDPTPASNINEMFDAIFACWQPPEDAEGLVVTLRFILHRDGQVRNKVVVVGVSPQEDSPRRKAFIDSAIEAVRRAEPVPFTEEFGSRIAGRPIEPRFLGSPRRASTNNL
- a CDS encoding GlsB/YeaQ/YmgE family stress response membrane protein, giving the protein MESAGIGWIAAIIIGGVAGWLAEQVMKSNMGVFMNILLGIVGAVIANAILAVFGIVLIGWLGYLIAGFIGACILIAIGRAFRRG
- a CDS encoding mechanosensitive ion channel family protein; the encoded protein is MFGGWMGDRRVLREPSARGRRAGALAAVLVALFALFSALGVAPVSAQEATPAASGAIQPSTIEQAKTDLEKWKSDLSFISGQVEAGGRDDAQLVDLKGRADGIATDAAATNAKLRARLDQIKTRLDALGAAPGEGQPPESSMVTEERNRLTAERGEVNAVAGEVEATANNAAQISNNITAVRRALFAATLFKRTEVSAQTLGDASSAFLTELSNLNNAFSSWATYVWNYKRLPMFGAVTLSIMAALLFLVGGYRLFGSRMERRAFTGEPSYLRRLSVAFWSTMVQSLSLFLFLVTSAFFLDNFNVLRSDIAPILFGAMAVTGFVYFVSRLSYAIFAPTQPEWRLLKVSNKGAHTLSSAVLLMALVNGLDYLFGTISETLYSPLIVTVAKSFVASIIIGLILLTVSFLRPVIGEGQDSDTGHQRLPRWLVILLRVGGLILIGACLTGYVGLARFLATQIVATGAVLATMYIGILSGKAISRQGAFAESLAGRYLARRYGLGVVPLDQAGLVAGLGIYVVALAFGVPLILFSWGFQPGDIESWAYRLLTGITVGNASISLIGIFGGILVFAIGYIITRWFQKWLDSNVMARGQVDAGVRNSVKTGIGYLGIAVAAIFGVSSAGLNLSSLALVASALSVGIGFGLQNIVSNFVSGLILLVERPFKVGDWVVTGTTEGTVKRLSVRATEIETFRGQSIIVPNSEFINSSVGNWTHRNRIMRAEIPVSVAYDSDPQKVMDILLELVRAQPPVLRNPEPHVEFLRFGDFSLDFELRFHLADLSNGLAVKNALRIAILQRFRDEGIAIPFPQRNLNIHVEGDANPQMLAALLSEEGDKAVVAHTGAASSPVADATDTKDKAKREDEVAPEKATADKVSRRGP
- a CDS encoding GcvT family protein, with the protein product MKTHARAVVIGGGVVGVSTLYHLAKKGWSDSVLIERKELTSGSTWHAAGLLPLFNMSYSVGQIHKYSVKFYEELQEETGMNVGFSKVSNIRLARTKDRWDEYMYYAGIAETIGVRVNMLTPEQVKEIWPLCETDGLLGAIQHPDDGYIQPADLTQALAKGARDRGATIYRNTTVTAIEQLEDGHWKVTTDKGEIIAEHIISCTGSFARKTGEMVGINIPVIPVEHQYIVTEPHPAIQERRRQGLPEMGVLRESDSAWYMREEAGGLILGPYEVGAPVCYVDGPSDDSEYELFQEELDRLMPHIETAMVRVPAFGEVGIKKVYNGAIAYTPDGNPIVGPAPGLKNFWLNEGHSFGITAAGGAGWQLAEWIVDGEPTLDLMGVDPRRFGPYATEGYLIAKNEEAYANVFTMHYPDEERSAARPLKTTPVYDRLKKLGGVFGSVYGWERANWYAPEGYALREEDLGVGADVITSHNHAPALDDGRIVEKWSFRRSNYFEHVGNEVKNVHQNVGVLDMSAFAKMEVSGPGARAWLDSILANAIPKKRGRIALTHLLTPTGGVKAEFTVYEWAPGRFYMVSAGGLEAHDHDVLFRLAPTDGSVVLQPITQKYGVLVLAGPKSRDLLKKLTRTSLENKDFPWLTGKQISVGVATAHALRVNFVGELGWELHHPIEMQNYIFDRLMEAGAEFGIKPFGIRAMVSMSLEKSYRNMGRELSVEYNAYESGLDRFVRPEKSFIGRDALVAYKEGGAKWVFSTLTVSGNTDVDARGSEAIFDENGTLAGRATSGGFGWRLGKSIALAMLKPEYAAVGTKLKIRILGTSYDAEVVEESPFDTDNALLRA
- a CDS encoding response regulator, with protein sequence MNFLGITGMQYSGVPFTNSRILLAEDSNVFTQMVSRRLNEMLGVSVELCRSFEELQACYEHSSEPVTLAISNINLPGAEKGEALEYLIDLSIPTIVFTSTFHEATRETLIAKDVVDYILKDNVFAVDMLTESVCRFLTNHRHHVLIVDDSPTARALLSSRLKRYNFRVSLADSGAKALDILKANPDIGLVVTDYNMPDIDGFELTRRIRTFRGSHELRIIGVSSSTNRLLSARFLKAGGNDFMLRPFIDEEFYCRVNQNLDTLVQIQLAKAGVRPAA